The Phycodurus eques isolate BA_2022a chromosome 5, UOR_Pequ_1.1, whole genome shotgun sequence DNA segment cagtcatggcgtgaccccacacccagtgaaagagtcccaggggtgtgtgtctgcggatacaggcaagtgaattgataccgttttacatgcacaaagactgacagaggTGTCCTATAATTACTGTGGCTGCACCGCGgcagctgaggaccccacccaatcaattgaggggcaggatcgggcccaggggtccacccgtgAGCAGCCCgatggacgggacacgtcccacaccgagggacccagggctgTCCGCCGGTCCCACTCAGCAGTGGCATTGTAACACAATTTTGTACGCAAGTCGGAACACactgtagtctatcactaactgATGCTAACGCAGTAAGAAGTCATGGTTAcagtatctttttttaatgaaaaatacttcaaaggcgattaatacaaaataaatgaaaaacaatcagtgtggcggtaactgagcgtgccttgtGCTGTGTGATGACATATTCTTACGCCGCTGTACAAGCTAGTTCAGTGCTCGCTGTTTGTAGCCTTGAAACCGCATATGTCGGTACCCCTGTACTTGTAaactaaaacaacaacttaTCAGACACTCCCAGATCCCTCCCCAAAACGGAATTTCATCTccaatgacataaaaaaaaggaaaacttgaCAGACAACATCTTTGACACGTTAGTCATCAATCTTGGGATCATCTTGAAGTTCATTTCAATCATcatattaatatatgaaaatCATGTCTTTTTCAAGTAAGAAATGATGCCAATATATAAAGAGTTGCTATATGTGGCCCATTACGTTGAAGGAACAGCATTGATTCTAACATTTAACTTTGTTCCCACCTTATTTGAATGGTATGTTAATGAAGCACCGTTCCAGGCTATGTCATTATTTCCACATTGTTGAGTAACCACACAACTTACGCTGCTGTTAATGCTGAGAGAGCACATTTGGTGTTATTTATGTgctttgaatgatttttttaaagtatttcagGTCACATTATTGAAATGTAAACTTATTGACAGTTGCTATATTTATGGGAAGCAGGTGTACTGTTTGTTGGGAATACTATTGTTACCGAGATGCTCTCTTTGGTAGCCTAAATGAAAAGTGATTATGTTTGAAATTACAAAAGTTAAAAGTGTAGCTTTGTGTTTATCCTTTTAAACTTATAGTTTAGATTTCAGTTGACTAAATTTAttgtaaagaaaaatacaaattaaaaaaaattaaaaaagtctTGTCAAAAGGAACAATAGGAACAGGGCATGCAGGCTTTCAAGCACAGGAAtaaacaggggaaaaaaaggtaataACAGCTGGATCTGTTCCATGCCAACCAAACAAGCAAAATTGTCTTCTGTCCTCTGTAAGTTAACGTCCCATCGCTTTGCCTCAGACCCAAAGGAGGATTCATGTTGTGAGGGTGTCATCAATTATGAGGTACAACGTCCCAGAGCGTCTTCACATTATTGCAGATTGCGGCGGTGTGCAGTGAGGGCCTTCtgagccttctctgctggcctcaaCACTATCAAAAGTACTGATCTACAATTGCAacttaatgaatgaaataatttcatccatccatccattttctgagccgcttatcctcacaagggtcgcgggagtgctggagccaatcccagctatcttcgggcaggaggcggggtacaccctgaactggttgccagccaatcgcagggcacatattaacaaacaaccattcacactcacattcacacctacgggcaatttagagttgtcaactaaccgaccatgcatgtttttgggatgtgggaggaaaccggagtgcccggagaaaacccacgcaggcatggggagaacatgcaaactccacacaggggggccggggattgaaccccggtcctcaaaactgtgaggcagacgctctaaccagtcgcccgccaTGCTGCCTAATATATAGTAATATAtatcaattaattaataatcaGATTTCAGCAACTGTATGTTgccatgtaaatgtaatctgcccccaacacacacacacctcccagTGGCTGTCTGTCAAATATATAGCCCGAGGTGGGGCTCAATCAGTGGTCACCAAAGTGGTACCCGTGAGCACCCAAGGACCACGAGTATCCTGCAGGCCTAAGCTAGttctaaaaatagaaaaaaaaaaaaaaaaaaaaattaacggCAAAGAAAGGACTGAAAAGTAATAAGTCGACACAGAGCAAAATAAATGAACAGTATTTTGTGCTAAGCAACCCCCTTGATCGAGGCACAAGGTATGTTTATTGTGTTAATGAATCGCTACATATTTGTGTTACCAGAATTGTATACTTGTTGATTTTTGCTGCAAGAGCTCCAGATTACTGATTTTGTAAACGTTAAGATAGGTGGCTCTAAGAGTATGCTTTTTAGTTTACACCTTGTTTTTTGTGTATTCCTAAACTCTTACGGCGAAATTGATGGTTTGCTGCCACTAAACCTGAAAATTCATCAGATAAGTGCGATCCTTCATTGGGGGGGGGTATGCTACACCTACAGTATGTGAGTAAAAAACCTGTGGCTAATCAATCCGACCAAGTTGTTActaataaaagaaaattaaaaaaaacatttgacaagaTTCCATTTGGCCTTTGCCAGAGTTTGCACTGAAAATGTAATAGGTTAACAAGTTTCTGGTGTAGTTCTCTTTAAAGCAGAGGAGTGCCTCAAGGTTCAGGCGTCAGCCCAATCCTATTGTCCTTCTGGATGTTTCCCCTTGGCAAGATAACAAATCCCTTCACCAGTATTTCTTACCACTGCTACATGGATGAATGTGTAGCTGTGCATATTCATAAAACATATGACATAAGACTTTTTTCACACTAAGTATACTTGGGTACTGGAagtaaacatttgtaaaatagcTGAGTTGATTATAAtggtattcatttaaattttattgGTATTTAGTTCACCTCattagctgggttaggctccaacTGATCTGCGACCCTAGTtcggataagcagttcagaaaatggatgtgtgaATGCTTATTTTGCAGTACTTCAGTGGTGTAATTAAAAATCTGTGTTGACTAATAAGATAAGACAGCTCGCACATATCAGCCTGGCCATCAGACATTAACCATATACCTAAATTCAtgattgttagatatatttgagtagttatcatttatttgcttagcttgcattagtattttgcattagtagcttgcattagtattttgcattagtagcttgcattagtattatggacaatatttagatagaaagatgtctcgccttcaagaagatgactcagcaacatttgatggaagggcgccttgaccaaggacgtgatcggatgtggtcggggacgggacaggtgtcgtctggtcctatgttttgtgttgtgtcttaatgcttagaacattatgtcttgtcgaaccctcctattttcaaataaatgtaggagcgacgggggagattgtttagagcgtgttgagaggctgtaacctgaacaatctcccatgcgccctcctcatgagtaaaatgaccaacgtcttcattcctcttgtgtttattcattataatgtttggtgagataaatccaacaatgataaataaaagaatGTGGTATTTTGACTTCACTGGAGTCActcaagtacagtaacaaagcaGTTGTACTCCCTGACATTACCACCCATAGCAAAGTCCCACACAGGGTAAATAaagacagatttaaaaaaaggcagTGTTAAGACCACCAAAATTATACTGCATGCATAACAGCTCGGTTCTGATACACGCTACAGGTGGAAGAGATTAGTCTACGAGTTGACTTTAGTATTCCACATCGATGTttcacggtggctgactggttagcgcgtcagcctcccagttctgaggacccgggttcaatccccggccccgcctgtgtggagtttgcatgttctccccgttcctgcctGGGAAAGCCTCAGGATACCCCCGGAAGAGTTGGACaatggctggggagagtgaAGTCTAGACTTCTCTGCTGAAGCTGCTGGCCCTGCGACACGACcctggataagtggaagaagctggatggatgtacatattttaatcttaattcccattttatttttgcaccaCTGTACTAAAGGTGACGTCTCTGTTTGATCTTGGCTATGAATGTGATGAGCATCAAATTTTCATCAAACTTAGAGAGGCTTTTAATAGTTGTTTGCATTGTGATCAGCAATAATTTTGCACTGTTGTTATATCTTCAGtatggtgatttttaatgtttgtttcaaGCAATAGATTCATCAAGTTTGAAAAGGAGtgcattaaaacaaatacacattttgatgCTGACAGATTCTTTCATTTATTCGGAGATGATTTTTGACGTTACAAATTTATTGTCGATAACAACTGAGCATTATGGAATTAAAGGAGACTTGATAGTTAACCCAAACATACAAAGACACCACGAAAGTTTGATATTGTCTCATTAAGTCATCATGATTAGCAAACACCAATTTGACAGAAGACAGGATGGTAAGAGGGGTGATTAGTGGCCCGCCTCCATGACGCAAACATATGGTGCAGGGGATTCGCACCCCTGAGTTTGCCAAAGTCCATCTGTAAGAAATTTATGTTTCAGTATAACAGCAATATATTATTAGCAAACGTTGACCACTGATTTTACTTACCATTCTTATCAACCTGTACACAGTCACCATTAGCGCTATTAGGCTCTGGCGAAGAACCAAGGATATCAAAGTTAGTGAAATCCTCAAGTGTGCCATCAGTCCATATGTAGTCATCAGCCTGGAAAACAAAGTGAGATTTGAATGAGTCAAACATTAAGATAACAACTCCTTGGCTTTGCCtatgctgtttatttgtcacaacTGAATGCCTCTTCATTGTGTTTCACCATTATTTGAATCATACAGTGTCATCATAAAACTGAGTCAAACTGGAGTTGGAGGTGATTGGGTGTGGAGTACAAGGTCAAGTGATTCTGTTGATAACaatactctggtttcctcccacatttcaaaaacatgcatggtaggttaactgaagactacaaattgtctgtaggtgtgaatggttgcttgccTAGCGACCAGTTCgcggtgtatcccgcctcttaaCCAAAGTCACTTGggagcgaccctagtgaggataagcggagcCGGAGTGCAACTCCTTTTCCGCCCTGGGCTTTCATGGGTCAGACCACCCCACTTTTGTTGACAACGTTTTAATGAAGCTGTATAATTTTACTCTTTTcaggttgtaaatgtaaaatagtttaccATTCCCTCTAACAACGATATTCGATATAGGTATTTGATCAAAAATCTAAATTACAGCTGATTGTGCTTACAAGATCACGATTACTGTTTAATTGTACAAGTATGAGACCATAAATAGTTAGAATGTATAGTGCTTAAcaaatttaaaatcaaattatctCTGTCACAGAGACCATCCAGCATCGTGACGCGCTTTAATGCGGACCCTTTCATTTGCAGTCAGCTCTTGAAAAGGGTTGTCAAACGGAATTCAACCAAATTTGAGCCATCTTACTGGGCTTCTTTGATTAATCATGCATGACATTCAACCACTAAAACTATTTTTCAGTTCAGCAATGGTAGTAAATAGAATTTgacaaatcaatcaaaaaaatattcatctgCTTTATAACATCTATGATTCTCAAAGAGTAGTATGGAAAAAAGTCTAAATTAAATACTCATAAAATTCACATTTAACAGTCAAACATTACAATGAAGGTTGttataaaaactattttttttaaatcacaacagtacattttttacttttcaaatacagttgagttgtattcaacttttaattacagtactgtacatttgcatttaatgtttaagaattttttatttttaaacatttattggaGCATGactttcatttaacatttatgttgAATACTTTTAAATGTAGTCATTAttccaaagtaatttttttcctgtattcAAGCACAATGTTAATGTTGGAAGTGtgcataatgttgcagtggcttacatacaataaatacaggtatacttttaggaataaaacctctgcctcatttGTGATTGACACTTAGGCCAactatgttactgtattttaatattgtcaTTATGATGGCTgctttttttaggtggtacttgctGTAAAATTTTGAGAACCACTTGCAATGTTTGATATTGATGATATGTATGTTactattattacaaatatactTGTCTTTGATAGTACAATATGTCTGTAGCGTTATAAACCCTTACATTTGCCACCTgcaatttataataatatttaatatatttggtAATATGACATTAGGTCAGGATTTCCGCATTATTTGCAGTAACTCCATCAATCAATGTGCATTGTGGGATTATGTGATGTAAACCAGCGGCGGGTTTATATGGGGGAAATGTGTGCAGACGACAGGTCAAATAAAAAACTGGGTCTGCAGTATTTTTGAGTTTTAAAAGCTCGTCCCCGTGTTAGCGACCCTTGACGATTGCCCTCCTGTCAAAGTATTTGATTATCATCCTTTTTCACACGATTCATAGAAAAGCATACTGTTCTCCTTGTTGTGTTGAAGCCAGAGGAATTTGCCAAACAATTCAGATTTGATTTAACAATTTCTGTCCCACTTAACCATTTGTTTCACCATGTCATCCAAATTCAAAGTGTTAGCTGTTTTGCACGGCTTGCCTCGGGGGCAGGGAGGTTTTTGGTGCATAAACCCACGCAATATTTGCGTGTTCTTTCATTCTAATTTCCCAGCAATGGCGCTAAATTTCTAACCTTTGCTCCAATGCATGCCACCACCGGCATATATCAACATTGCATCATTTGATTGACAAGCAATCATCCGTCACTGGGCTCAGAGGGAATTGTAGGGTTATTCAATTTGCGCAAGGGCATTTCTGCCAATCGCTTGTCCCTCAGCACGGATGGGAGCGGGCGGGCAACCACAGCTGGGAAAGGACATTGGGGTTTCCTCCCTGAACTGTGGCCATGTTGGAGAGAGGGGGGGTCGGTGGTGTTGGCAGGCTGGAGAAACTCGGGACTTGGTATATCTTGGCCGTTTGCCAGGGTGACGAATGAGTGGACTATTCACCTTGCCATTTCTTTTCTACATGGCAAAAGTAGTTCTACTGAACCAAAGTGACAGTATtccatcagaaaaaaatactactgGTCATTTTTTTTACCCGAATAGTGTCAAAGAGTCCAATCCAGAATCCAACAGAATCGGTTTTAGCCACTTCAAGTACAACTGCATTTTCCAGGTGACTGTGGATGGAGACCAGATTCCCACCAAGAATGTTGCAGATACCCTGATGGGAAAAGAGTAAACAGGTTGATTTCACACATTAAGATATTTTGACTCTGGACCAAAGTGTCCAATCAACAGACGGATGGATCACTGACTGGAATAGCAGTAAACTGGTTTGAAACTACATCACAACTATTGTCTTCAATACCTCTGCATCTGCAAAGGTCCTCGGTTCTTCTTCGTAGATGTAACAGAGGGAGTCCAACTGAGTCCAGTCTTTAGGACAGTTAATGTCTGCaacacaattgttttatttttcaaaagaaaaggaGACATGTCAAGGAAATCTGGTGCCAATggcgattttattttatattttttttttttaagaaattgcTCATTTGAAAAAGTATTACTGAGTCACAGCTACCAACCTTTGGAAAACTTCATGGGGAAAGACCactttaaagaagaaaaacacattgttaaaataaGACTGATCATTGACGCAAATTAAGAcaccaaaacatgaaaaaaaaccattgAAATATGTTTAAATCAGCGAGTGAGATTTTGACTTACAACTCCGGTCAACAGTCCACTGATCCCACAAAGGAGGAACAAAGAGTGAAGAGCAAATGCCATCTGTGCAATAATTGAAAAATACTTCATATTTCtgacaataaatatttgcatttcattttcatctgacCCGGCGAAACAAGAATGATGTAAACATTGAAAAAGTCACATCAAGTAGAGTTTGAAAAGTAGTATATAAACTCACCTTTGCAGTCGTGATGCTTGATGCCAAGGACAATGGCAATGATTCCTTTTATATGTTGGGTTGGCAGCCTTGGAATGTTGAATGTGGTGAATCATGCCAATGTAACAAGACACATCAGCTCAAAGTTGACAATTAGCATAGAAGGAAGTCATGTGACGACAAAGAAACTTTGTTAAAACTGTTCTGTCTTTGCCAAAAAtgtcagctgtcatcgggcaggaggcagggtacaccctgaactggttgccagccaatcgcagggcacatagaaacaaacaaccattcgaactcacagccatgcctacgggcaatttagagtctccaattcatgcatgtttttgggatgtgggaggaaaccggagtgcccggagaaaacccacacaggcacggggagaacatgcaaactccacacaggtggggccggggattgaacccgggtcctcagaact contains these protein-coding regions:
- the LOC133403125 gene encoding lithostathine-1-beta-like; the encoded protein is MAFALHSLFLLCGISGLLTGVWSFPMKFSKDINCPKDWTQLDSLCYIYEEEPRTFADAEGICNILGGNLVSIHSHLENAVVLEVAKTDSVGFWIGLFDTIRADDYIWTDGTLEDFTNFDILGSSPEPNSANGDCVQVDKNDGLWQTQGCESPAPYVCVMEAGH